TTACGTCCCACCTTTTTTGTCTTCTTTGCTAAATGCTTTTGGGTCTCCTTGggcatctccccctccccaaacaccttCCTCTGGCATACGTGCATGGCGAACAGGAGGAGCAGTCCCAATTAGGGCTTGGGAAAGGGATTATGTGGCAGGCTCACTGTCTCATCGGAAGCCCTCCCAGTTCCTGATAGCCAAGGTGGAAGACAGTGGTTGTGGGATGCTTTGGTTTTGCTTTCGCAGCTGAGGAATCTGAGGACTGGGAGCACTGGAGGTATTGACAAGGCCTGAGATCCCACCGGTCCAAGGCCTCTGGGCCCTTGATCTGTTGAATACTGTTGGGAGATCTTCTTCCTGCCCCTTTTTCTGCAGCAAAGCTCCCCCTCCCCGTTCCAccccagcagcactcctcctcatCTCCCCACAAGCAATAAACTTGGGGGCCCTAGGATTACAgctttaatacatttttaatttgGTTTAACCAGCGTGGTTTCCCAAAGGAAGCCAACCCCAGGGAACTGTGGCTGTGGGAAGTGGCAGGGAAGCCCCTGTGCAAATGGCAAATCTGGTAGTTCTTCTCTAACAGATAACCTCCTCTCCATGTGAATAGGGATCAAACGGTTTCTTTAGGTCTCTCTGATCCAGCAAAACGCCTTTTCACGAAACCAGGAGCCTCtacagcagcagttctcaacctgtgggtccccagatgtttttggactacaactcccatcatccctgagctttggccttgctagctagggatgatgggagttgtagtccaacaatatctggggactcacaggttgagaaccactgctctacagTATCACAGACGCCGACAACAACAAATGAGAGCTATGCTCCCACTTTAAGCTCCCTTCCACTCTCCAGAGCTTCTGCCCTCAAAAATGAGAGTACAGGCATACCATTTCTTCGTCCATATGTTCATTGGGGCTCTCCAGGTATTTCTGAAGGACTTCACAAGCTGAAAGCAGCTCCTTGCTGAGTCCTGTCCTGGAATGGGTAGATAGAAAGAAGAACACGGGGGAAGTTAGTTTTTGGACAGTGAGTTCCTGTGAGAGAGGAAGACAGGTGTAACATTATAAACTCTGCTTATGTTACAGCTATGCGCTATGAAAATTTGACTATGAATTTCCTGTCCAGAGTAAAAGAGAGATATCTGAACAGCGACTGCAGACAATATGTGCAAAGCGTCAGTGATCTCAACAGTTCCCTTTCTCTCTGCTGCCTCACTTTTCCTCCCTgtattctggttttttaaaaaattgcccttCCTTCCATTCACGATACTCCAGTTCTGGCCAGAATATTAGCAAATGGTATTTGTGAGAATAAGCAAGAGGCGCACACGTTCTATGTGTATTGAATCATTCATTCTGGGAGTGAAGTTTTGTTTCTCCAGAGAAGAGAATGTGGAATATTTGGGGCACAGAGTCATGATAGCTGGGAAGATGCCCAAGGCTGATGGTTACCCTGTTTTGCCTGGTGGCTCCTTGCTGGCGCTTTCTGCGGCTGGCATCTCCCTGCTCTCGGCAGAGACTCCAGGGCGAGATATGGCTGCGGCTGTCCCAGGCAGCTTTGGGGGCTCCGCTGCCATTGCCTGGGCTGCAGGGAGCCCCTCACTGGCCTCGTGGTATTCGCTCTCGGTGCTTTCATTGTCTGAGACGTTCTCCGCTGTGCTGGAGTCTTCAGAAGAGGTGGACTCATACCTGGGGTGGGGGCAACAAGGGGGTGAGAAGGAACAACAGAGAAAACAGCCCCCCAGAGCAGAGAGGAGAAATAGGGAAACCTCCTGAAAAGTTCTGTGCCTAGTTCTGCCTAGCTCTGTGCCATTAGAGCACTTTAGGGCAGAGGATTTGCCAGGTGCCAGGTTTGCTGATCTTGTATCACAAGCCACATGGGGACTGGAAAATGCCTCCTAGCTCTTGCAAGTGGAAATCCTGCAAATAGCACGACTCTAGTGCAAAATCCCAcacctgtgtgtgttttgttttgtggtggCGGCGATATTTGCCTTCCTACATTCCAGGTTTAGGGTGAAATCAGGCAACCAGGAGtgtgggaaactgctgctgccgcctcctgGCTGCAGCCTCACTGGACTCAAGAGCAGACTGGAAGGCTctcattctatttttattttgggagCAGAGGCTTCGCCATACCCGCCATTGACACCAACAaactgcaggctcttcttgttaGCCAGAAGCTCTGTGGGatcctccttcttcttcatgaTCGACCGAATCCCTGCTGTGAATGACGCTGTGGGGAAATGGAGGAAGGTGGCAGCAGTCCATtacagtgtattattattattattattattattattattattattattaattgagtttatataccgccctaaacctggaggtctcagggtggttcacagaaaagatcacaacatatataatcacaataaaaacaagagaatataaataacacccccccccaagaaaagaggcacattttaaaagggtataggatatcaatcaaatcaaccaaaggcctggttaaaaaggaacgtttttgcctggtacctaaaggtgtataatgaaggcaccaggtgagcttctctggggagagcattccacagacagggagccactgcagaaaaggccctgttctcatgttgccaccctccgcacCTCTcgaagaggaggcacacaaaggagggcctcataagatgatctcagggtccgggtaggttcatatggaaagaggcggccCTTTAGGTATTGCTTTCCTGagcagtttaaggctttataggtcaaaaccagtacttgGAATTGGCCCGGAAACTACTGTAttcttcgctccataagacgcacctgaccataagacgcacctagtttttagagggggaatgcaagaaaaaaaatattctttaaagggagcactgagcagagcttgtatgcatcccaggctctgctcagcactccctttcacaagccgcgtggagcgtgtgtgtgggtcttgggggcttttccccgaggagggagaagggcagcccttcaCTGACGGGCGGCCCTtgtccctccttggggaaaagcccccaagacctgcacacacgctccacgcagctctttaaagggagcgatgagcagagcctcctgcctgcatttgctccataagacgcacacacattcccccttactttttaggaaggaaaaagtacatcttatggagcgaaaaatacggtaattgttagccagtgcagtcagaccaggatcggtgtaatatgctcaaactgtcttgctccggtgagcaacctggccgctgaattctgcactagctgaagtttccgaaccgtcttcagaggcagccctacatatatgGAGGAGCCCACGGCACCTCTCTCCATCCCAGTCCTTACCTTGGTCCTCTCCCTCGTCTCGTGCCTCTCGTTGAGGCTCCTGGGATATGCAGGGAGCCGCTTGCTCTGTCTGGAGGGAGTCAGGAACTGATTTCTCTAATGACCCATGAAGttctggaagaagaagagagaggcaaCTGCATCAGCACTAGCTTCTCTGAGGCATTACTCACCAGGTAGGATGCCATGGCTCCTGTCCTGAGCTGGGCATCCTGACTTGGGCTCTGGCTCTACCTTGCAGGCTCTCCTCTTGCAATCCTTCCACCCcacaggctgcccacagctgcagCAACCCAAGGAAAGAGGGTGATCTCTTACTGAACTGGTTCTGTTGGTGTGAGGAGACCGTGCAAGATTTTGAGCTGCACCAAATCCACCAGGAAGATGGAAAATCAGGCTAGTAAACAGTCATTTTGGAGATTTTGTTCACTGACCTCCAAAGGGCCAAATCTCCCTGTACGAACATTCGGCAACAGGTATTGCGAGGTGGGGAGTAGAGATAGGAAGTTTCATGCCCCAGGGAAGGAGATGctttcaaaggattctgggaaaatgTCCTCCAaccattgtgttttgtttttctgcctaCAGCGTTTCTGTGAGTTTCTGGGTGGTTCTAACAAAGGTATTGCCCAACTGTGAACATGTACAATGGCAATGTGTGAAATCAGCTCATAGCGTCCAAGGCCTTCAgttctttccccccaaacctctggaATCCATGCAGCTGGATTCTCCACCAAGCAGCTGAAAATAAACTTGGAAAATCTTAACCATTTAATACAGTGCCCACAGCAACCTCCCCCGGCTCATGCCCATATCTGGGCACCAAGCTCTCAGCAGCAAATCCCCAGGTGGCTAGGAGTTCAAATCCAGATTATTCTGGAGCTTCTGCTGTGGCCTTTATATGCTGAGCAAAGGATGCACCCAGTTCCAAGAAAATTAGGAGGGACACCAGTCTCTTCATGGGCTCTCCAGGGACCTGGAGCTCAAAGCTGGTTCCTGACTCGTGAGAGCTCTTTTTCCACCAATTCTTTGTGGCAAAGCTGGCTCATAAATGGAGCTTCCAATCATCTTTTCATTCCAGAACCTTTGATCTCACCCTGGGAACATCACAGACTATTTTAAGAGTTTCTCTTTCCCTTGCTCCTGCTATAAACAGCTGGTAAAAATCAGCGTATTAGTTACACAAAAGCCTTTTACGGGGCAGGGAGAAAACAGTCGAGCGTTGCCACTGATATGTAgtccagagagagggagaaagacgaGGGCGTGCATTTTCTGGTAAGCCCAGACAAGGAAGAGAAAAAGGGGCTGCCGGGACTCTCCCTGCAGACTCACCAAAACTGGGACTTTTTCCAGGCTGTTTTAATTCAATTGTTTTGTTCTCTGGCAGCTTGAGTTAAGCTGGCATGGGGGGGTGATTTTAATTTGATATAGAGCTTTATACTtagtgggttaaaaaaaataatcaatcaGTTCAGAGAATGCACCCAACACATTTCAGCTTTTACAGGGTATTCCTGGCACTCCCAATTCAAAGACAGCAGGTCAGCACAACATCCAATCCACAAGTAAACAAAGAGAAGCATAGatctgggaggtggggaggaaggagagtcAAGCTGCTTGTCCTCTTCTCTTGGCCAAGATTTTTGGGTCTCACACGACAACAGCACATCTGACGTGCTACAAACTGAATGGAAAGAACCTTACCACCATTTCAccaatttttttgctgttttattatgtaCCCTAAGGACATGGATGGGggaacgtgggtggtgctgtgggttaaaccacagagcctaggacttgctgatcagaaggtcggcggtttgaatccccgtgacggggtgagctcccattgctcggtccccgctcctgccaacttagcagtttgaaagcacgtcaaagtgcaaatagataaataggtgccgctccggcgggaaggtaaacggcgtttctgtgcgctgctctggttcgccagaagcggcttagtcctgctggccacatgacccagaagctgtatgccggctccctcggccagtaaagcgagatgagcgctgcaaccccaaagtcggccatgactggatctaatggtcaggggtccctttacccctttacctttacctaaggactTGGATGAAGAAATGACAGAAAAGTTTTATTTAGAGTGGGGAGCCCTAGTCAGAGGACTGGTGGGATTTGTGGGaagaataacagaattgtagagttgcaaggaacCAGAGGGCCACCTcatcgaaccccctgcaatgcaggaagatgcGACAGATTTTCCACAGTTGGGGTGAGTGTATTCTCcttcaggaacacacacacacacacacacacacacagagagagagagagagagagagagagagagagagagagagagcttaccTGCTGTATCCTGCTGTCCATTCCCCTCTGTGCCAATGATGCTGATCTTTTTCACGGTGTGGAAGGTGGTAGCTGTGCTCTCTGCGCCAGCATGGACCGGGAACGTGGTCTCCATCACCTCATTGCTGCGATATGTGGCATAGAGTGGCACCATCGCTTCTTCCAACCCTGCGTCTTTGCCCGCCAGAGCTTTGAGGCTGGCATAGGACTCCTTGTTCTCCAAGCTCTGTGCCCTCTGCGGCCTGTGGTCCAGCCCTGTGGCTGTGCTGGCGGCGACCTCTGGCTCCCTTTCCACTTGGACAACCTTGACCGTATCCACCCGAATGGGGACTTCCTGGGGCCTCTGAAACTCTCTGCCGCCCCCTTGCCCCGGACcctctccccctacttcccatTCTCTCAGGCCACCACCAGACGTTCCTTTGCCCTCCTTCTCCTTGCCCTGCAGCTCCAGTTTCTGCTGGGCGGCTTGAAGTTCTTGGAGCGCCCTCTTCAGCTGCACCTCTAGCACGGCAATCTTGGCAGACAGGGCCTGAACAGCCTGGCGCTGGCTCTCCTCCTCCGGGGAAGGCAACCccaactcctcctccttgaccGCCACCCCAACATCGCACCTCCCCACCTCTGCCTCTTCGGCTGACATGCCCACGCCCACTGACCTCACTTCCTTCTTGTCCAGCCTGCCTCCTGCATCAGGCCCCGCGCTGCCCTCCTCACTTCCACCAGCCCCTTCCTCGGGGATATCTATGTAGAGCTCCcccctggatttccccttgcCAAACCCTCCCGGGTGCCCCAAGAACTTCTGGCTCTTGAGCTGGACACTCAGCTGCCTCTTCTCCTCCTGCAGCACCGAGATCTTCACCTGCagcatatgaaaatgatgtaccgttgGTACTTAATTCAGAGTAAaacagcaaaaatgtataggacaagttcaaatatttgctggaaatgtaaagaaaaagaaggcaccttttaccacatgtggtggaagtgCAAGGTGGTAAAAGAATTCTGAGGAACactatataatgaattggaaaaaacaatgtttaaaataacttttgttaaaaaaccagaagcttttttaggTGCAGAAATACCGAAGGAGCACAAAAGACTGTTTCTGTACGCAATGACAGCTGCATGGATGCTCTTAGccacagagatggaaggaagacaaagtTCCCACCAGAGAGGAATGGAAGGCCAAACAGATGgtgaaaatcagaaaccaggaagaccagaatttcaacaaagaatgggggaaatttataatttaccttgAACACTTGAACTCTTTAGCAGGATTTGAATAACACTTGCAGTGTAACAAGAACTAGGGATATATGGGGTACTTAAAATTTGGAGCGGCTTAAAATATGCAGCGGAAAAGGACTAGCAATGGAACCcatggaagggtggggggaagaagccCAGAGATTCGGGCGAATCTTTGtttatttacctttttattacTTACGACTTTGAATGTAAATTTTAatctgtaaaaccaaataaaaagttATTATATAAAAGAGAGATCTTCACCTGTAGCACTGGGATCATCTTGACCTGCTCCTCCAACTGGCGCAGCTTCTTCAAGGCTACGGCCATCTGCTCCCGGACATGCTGGAGGTGCCCTGGCGTTGGGGAGACTGGGGTGGAGAGTCCTGAGCCGATGGGCGTGAACTGCCCAGGGGCGCCTTGCTGTGAGCCATTGTAGGAAGTCTGGCGGGAAAGGCACTGGCTTCCCACCAAGGAGCTTGTTGATCCAGATACGCTGCTGTGGAGGCTCCCGAGACCACCTGCCCTGGTCCTTTCTCCATCTCCAGAATCCGCCTGGTCTTCTAGCTTCTTCCTGGCATCCAGCAAGGTCTTCTCCACGCGGGCATTGAAGCTGCCGGGCGTGGCGTACTGTGGGTAGAAGCTGCGCCCGCAGTAGGAATAGGAAGAGTGGCGGCTATCCATGCTGGCGTTGGAGCAGAGGGACTCGGTGGAGGTCCACCATGAGCCGGTGTAACCATAGCCTCTTGGCAGGGAGCTGTAGCGTGGTCGGCGGTGGACTGGAATGCGCTTGATGGTGTGGCCCTTCTCAATGTCATCCACATATTTGAGGAAGTCCAGGTCCAGGCGGTAGCCATAGGGAGTCTCCACGGAATAGGGCAAGTCCTGTTCCTTCCCATGGAACGCCGTAGCAGAGGTGGGATTGGCCTTCCCTGCAAGAACACAGGGGGGAAGAGATCAGCTTAAAACATtcctttgtttttgtaattagTTGAGCACCCTTGAGAATGCACTGATCATCTGACCATACATGATGAAATTGGGACCATCATGTCCTGGCTCAACaaacatacctgaaggagcatcttcaacCCCACTGAtcagccggacactgaggtccagctccgagggccttctggcggttccctccctgcgagaagtgaggttacagggaaccaggcagagggccttcttggtagtggcacccgccctgtggaatgcccttccaccagatgtcaaggaaataaacaactatcatgTACTAACTTTggagcaattaccgtatttttcgctctataacacgcacccgaccataacacgcacatagtttttagaggaggaaaacaagaaaaaaaatattctaaacgaaacagtggatgtatgatttttgtggtttatgctgtggccacagacatgtgatctgacagtgagtttggagtagcccaatgcaaaaatcctgaggatccatgtggatccatgctttgtaaccatgtttttgcaccactgcggccccaggcaacagtgggtccGTGATTTTTTTtcgtgcaagatgtagccatggacatgctatgtgatctgatggtgaatttggggtgacccagtgcaaaaatcctgaggatccatgtggatccgtgctttgtaaccacgttttaagtgggtagggaaggaaaagcactcaagggacaaggagcacgcatggggtgtgtggagaaggatgctgctaataatgcaggagaggagtttaaggggagaaggaacacgtgtgggatgggtggagaaggatgctgctaataatgaagaagaggggtataaggggagaaggctcctttcctctcccactttgctcctttaaagcaagcaggctctgcttttctccctcctccccgctcatccccggcttagcgagctgaaaaactttgctgctatttagcgagctgagtggggaggagaga
This portion of the Podarcis raffonei isolate rPodRaf1 chromosome 17, rPodRaf1.pri, whole genome shotgun sequence genome encodes:
- the KANK2 gene encoding KN motif and ankyrin repeat domain-containing protein 2 gives rise to the protein MAQVLHMETTAFPGKANPTSATAFHGKEQDLPYSVETPYGYRLDLDFLKYVDDIEKGHTIKRIPVHRRPRYSSLPRGYGYTGSWWTSTESLCSNASMDSRHSSYSYCGRSFYPQYATPGSFNARVEKTLLDARKKLEDQADSGDGERTRAGGLGSLHSSVSGSTSSLVGSQCLSRQTSYNGSQQGAPGQFTPIGSGLSTPVSPTPGHLQHVREQMAVALKKLRQLEEQVKMIPVLQVKISVLQEEKRQLSVQLKSQKFLGHPGGFGKGKSRGELYIDIPEEGAGGSEEGSAGPDAGGRLDKKEVRSVGVGMSAEEAEVGRCDVGVAVKEEELGLPSPEEESQRQAVQALSAKIAVLEVQLKRALQELQAAQQKLELQGKEKEGKGTSGGGLREWEVGGEGPGQGGGREFQRPQEVPIRVDTVKVVQVEREPEVAASTATGLDHRPQRAQSLENKESYASLKALAGKDAGLEEAMVPLYATYRSNEVMETTFPVHAGAESTATTFHTVKKISIIGTEGNGQQDTAELHGSLEKSVPDSLQTEQAAPCISQEPQREARDEGEDQASFTAGIRSIMKKKEDPTELLANKKSLQFVGVNGGYESTSSEDSSTAENVSDNESTESEYHEASEGLPAAQAMAAEPPKLPGTAAAISRPGVSAESREMPAAESASKEPPGKTGTGLSKELLSACEVLQKYLESPNEHMDEEMKLAYTAVLHYWLRLSCHKEADPESVSQHLAAFRCISPHLLEFIINMADANGNTALHYTVSHSNFPVVTKLLETGLCHVDQQNKAGYTAIMLTALAASRSESDMDTIVQLLKMGNVNAKASQAGQTALMLAVSHGRLDMVRALLASAADVNLQDDDGSTALMCACEHGHAEIVRLLLATPGCDVALSDNDGSTALSIAVEAGQNDIAIMLYAHLNFAKASSPGIPKQLKDENTASMSGDAQ